AAGTTGATACAGGATCTGACAGTTTAGGTACTAGCGAGTATTTTTACTAAATAAATCTAAAGTTTGAATATTAATAGCCAGAAGTATTTTGCTTCTGGCTTTATGTTTTTAAATCTTTCCATTTTTAGAAGACCATTTTACGGCTCCATTATAAATTAATTGAAGATCTCCGTCATCTTGTAAATGCAATGTTGCGCCAGGAAATCCAGCAGTATCAGATGTCCAGATTATTTGTTCTGGTGCGGTAAAACCAGAAGAATGACCTTTAATTACTAAATTTCCATCAGATTGTAAATAGCAGGATGGGCGATTGCTGTATCTTGAATTTCCTTCCTGCCAGATTATTGTATCATAGGTTAAGTCTTTTATCGATAACATTCCAGAATCGAATTGTAAAACAAACAAACCATTTGAAGATTTAATAGCTTTTGTCCACGGAATATAATCTATTCTTTCTCCAGATTCTATAGTCGATCTAATAGGAAATGGATACCATTTATTAATAGATTGGATATCAGTTAGAGATAAATCATTCATTTCGTTTACAGCAACCCTGTTAGTAGTAAGAGAAGCTGGTACATAATAATGCATTATAGAAAGAGGATCATACTGACTATAATTGGTAGATTCGGGACTTTTTATAACAAATTGATCCACTTCGTCTTTTGACCATCCATTTAGTTCATTGTAATATTGGTATACTTTTGGTAAATCCCATTTTATGGTTGATGCAGGACTTGAATTTTCATGAATAAGACCTAATGCATGTCCGAATTCATGTAAAATTGTTCGTCTTATCGAAACTTCATTTGTAGAAGTAAGAGATCCCAATCGCATGGATTGATCGTTTGTATTGCCATAAGCAGATTTCATCCCTAAAACAGACCATGCTCCATAACTACCAACATTAAAACCAATTCTAATATCTGCGTATTCAGTTGCTGGAACATATTCAAATGTTAGGTTGGCATATTTTGTCCATTCGCCAGCAATTCTTTTTACTTTTTCCTGTGAAGCAGCATCACCGTCTAAAAATTTAATTTTAATAGTTTGACCAATTTTCCATCTAGGCCATGTTATAATTGCGGCATCGGGTTTTGTTGTGGTGTCAAATTTTAAATCAATAAAATTAAAATTACATAGTTCGGTTTCATTATCGGGGGATTGATTTTCTTCATGACCGCATGAAAAAAGAAATAGAAAGATAAAAAGGATTGGTAACCTGTGAGTATTTAGCATATCTATTTTTTTTAGAAAAGGCAAAATTAGAACAAGATGAAATATCTTTCTACGAGAAACATAAAGTATGTCTTAAAGTGTTATAATTATGTCTTTTTGTGGAAAGCAGTTTTTGCTGGAAAAGGTTCTTTTTGTAAGTTATCTAAATGAGACATGAAAAAATATTTATCTTATTGCTGTACAATTATTTTGTTTGTCTTGTTTTCCTGTTCTAATGAAGAATATATGGAAAGTCAAAATATGATTTTACCTAAAACTTTAAAAACAATATATCCCAACAATCCCTCAGAGAATTTTGATGTAAATATTGTGTACAATGGAAATAAGATTGTAAGTACTAGCAATAAATTGGAAAAGACAGCATATTCGTACAATGGAAATTATATAGCAAGTGAAACAAAATATGATATTAGAAATGGGCAGGAAATAAAATATTTTGAAACCTTTTATGAGTATGAAAATGAAAGTCTAAAAACTGTTTCTAAAATAATGAATGGAGAAGAAACAAGATCTGTTTACACTAAAAATGGAGATGACTCAATTACTAAGGAAATCTATGATTTTGATGTTAAAACTAAAAAAATATCAGATAATCCAAAGCAGGATGTTTTGACAATTTTAAATGGGAATTTAATAAATCTTGTTTTCAATTGGGGATCTAATGATGTGATGACTTGTTCGCGTTTTCAATATGATGCACATTATAATGCTTTCAAAAATGTTTTAGGTTTTAATGTGCTGCTGGATCAGGAAATTTTAGGGTCAGAACTCAGTGTTTCTTCTTTTAATAATTTAACAAGACACTCTTATTCTTCTATTGCTTCGGGAAGTATTATATTTGAACCATATTCCAATTCGATGGTTTACGAATACAATAAAAAGGGATACCCAACTAAGAAAACTACTTACGATTATGCAGACAAAATAATCAGTATCATAGAATATGTATATTGATTTTTTATAACATTATCATTAAAGTTTAATTCTTATAAATGCCACAAAAAGTTTTTTTAATATTAAAATAAGGTAAGATTTTATTGCTTTTTTAGAATGGTTTGATTTATTTTTGAAAGAACAAATCTAACCTACTACAAAATGAAAAAACTAGTAATCCTTTTTACTGCATTATTTTTCGGTATGAGTTCTTGCTCTAGCGAAGATGGTGCTTCTTCAGGCGATACTTCTATTTTGCCTAAAACAATTTCCTATGTTTATCCCAATATTTATTTAGGAACAAATACCACAAGTACTCTTACCTACAGCGGAAATAAAATTATCAGCAGTATTGACGAAGACTCAAAAACACTATTTACCTATACTGGAGACCTTATAACCAAACAAGAAGTTTTTGATATAGACGAAAAAGGAAAGGAAACTAAAACAGCTGAAGCGGTTTATACCTACGAAAACGGAAAACTTAAGACCAGAGTTTTTAAAGAAGATATTACTGCTCAATATCCAGATGGAGAGTATATAATAAAAACAGTTTACAATCATATTTCGAATGAATCAATTTCGTTTATCAATTATTTAGTTGATAAAAATACTAAAGCAGAAATTAAAGATAGTGAAGGTAGTCTGACTTATAAAAATGGAAATCTCATAAAAGAGCAAATTACAAGTAGTACTTCAACTGTATCAAGGGATTATGAATACGATGTAAAAAACAATCCGCTTAGAAATGTCACAGGTTTCAATTTGCTTCTAAATGAAATCAGCGAAATTGGCAGAAACAATTCTGTGAAAACAACCTTTAAGACATCTGAGAATTCTAATACAGGTGTTTATTTAACAAGTTATATTTATAATGACAAAGATTATCCAACAAAGCAGACTTCATATGATGGCTCTGGCGTTTCAATTGAATATGAAATAGAATACACTTATTAGCCTTGAAAAAATTTAAAACCCCAAATACTTAACCTATTAAAAATGAAAAAACTTTTATTCCTTTCTACTGTACTTTCTTTAATCATAACGTCATGTTCAAGTGATGATAATTCCGCGAAAGACAGTTCTGTATTGCCAAAAACCATTACTTATACTTACCCTCCTGAAGATGAGAAGCCAATAGAAATTGGTTTAGTTAGATACGACGGCAATAAAATTAACAGCATTATAGGAGCAAACAAAAGAACATTGTTTACTTACACAGATAACCTTATAACAAAACAAGAGGTTTATGAAAAAGACAGACAGGGAAAAGAGTATAAAACAAAAGAAGCTTTTTACACTTATAAAAACGGAAAATTAGACACTAAAATTTCAAATACCAGTAATATTCTTAGTCCTGATTATATATCTACTCAAAAAACAGTTTACACGCATTCTTCAAACGAACAAATATCATACATAACTTATTCGGTTAATAATGATACGAAAGTTGAAACTAAAACCATTGAAGGAACTTTGACTTATGAAAATGGTAATCTTGTAAAACGTGCAGGAAATATATGGTCTTACGTTTATGAATACGATAATAAAAACAATCCTTTAAAAAATATTGTAGGTTTAGATTTATTGTTGGATGATATCAGAGAAATTGGTAAAAACAATGTTGTTAAAATTACCAACAAACCGTCCCTGACATCTAATCCCGCTATTTTTTTGAGAGACTACACTTATGATGACAAGAATTACCCAACAAAAAATAGATCTTATACTAATGGAGGAACTGTCGAATTTGATATAGAATATACCTATTAATTTAAGAATTTATAAAACGCCAAATACTTTCGGTATTTGGTTTTTTTATTGCTGATAATTGGCGAAATTCGTGTTCAAATAAAATCTCATGCAATTCAGAACACAAATCCCAATTTCAAAAAGTAATTCGCCAATCGATTATCATTCGAAAGTACTTTCAATGGGTTCTTGTTTTGCAGAAAATATGGCGGAGAAATTTGATTATTTTAAATTTCAAAACGAAACCAATCCGTTTGGGATTATTTTTAATCCAGTTTCAATAGAAAAATTATTTAAGAGAGTTTGTCAAGAACAATGGTTTGAAGAAAAAGATGTTTTCTTTCATAACGAACGCTGGCATTCTTTTGAAGCACATTCTGATTTAAGTAATGCCGACCGACAAGAATTGCTGGAAACGCTCAATAAAGCTATTTTAGAAACGAACAAACAATTAAAAGAAGCAACGCATCTCATTATCACTTTTGGAACTTCCTGGATTTACAAAGTTTTAGAGAAAGATGAAGTTGTTGCCAATTGTCATAAAGTGCCACAGAAACAATTTTCAAAAGAGTTGTTATCTGTTGAAGTAATTCAGAAAAGCATTCAAAACACAATGGATTTAGTTCAGGCTTTAAATCCAAAAATCAATTTCATTTTTACCATTTCTCCTGTCAGACATATTAAAGATGGCTTTGTAGAAAATCAGTTAAGTAAATCACATTTGTTTACAGCTTTACACTCCATCTTGAATACTGAACACTCAAAACTGAACACTGCATACTTTCCCTCTTACGAAATCATGATGGATGAGCTTCGCGATTATCGTTTTTATGGAGAAGATATGTTACACCCAAATCAAATCGCGATTGATTATATCTGGAAGCTTTTCAGCGAAAATTATATTTCAGAAAACAGCCTTTCAATAATGCTAGAAGTAGACGAAATTCAAAAAAGTCTTCGACACAGAAGTTTCAATCCGGAATCAGAACAGCATCAGAAATTCTTAGCTAAACTCCAGCAAAAAATAAATCTCTTAGAGAAAAAGATTTCTCATATCAAATTCTAACTAATTATTATAAAAAAACTTTCGGGTCTTAGTGCCTTAGTGGCAAAAACAACAATAAAATTCTAGAATAATTCCTGATAATTATGTAAATTGTTAAGGTTTAAATTTTACATTTTTGTAAGATGTGTAACCCTGCTTTTTTCAGAAGCAATTAATCTAATCGATTTTATTGACGTATGAATAAGAAACCCGCTTATTTTATTAAAAAAATACTTCGTATCCTCATGTGGTGCGTGGTTTCTGTAGTGGCACTTTTATTACTTGTTATCATTTTAATTCAGGTTCCTTCGGTTCAGAATTTCGTTAAAAATAAAGCCATCACCTACCTTCAGGATAAAATAAAAACTAAAGTTTCTTTAGATTATATTTCGATAAAATTTCCAAAAGATGTAGTTCTGGAAGGTTTTTATTTTGAAGATCAAAAAAAAGATACTTTGTTGGCTGGTAAACGATTAGAGGTTGATGTTGATCTTTTTAAACTCGTTAGCAGTGAACTTGAAATCAATTCGGTTTCACTTGAAAATGTGAAAGCTAATATTTCCCGAAATAAAGACGGTGTTTTTAATTTCGATTACATCATAAAAGCATTCGAATCCAAAGAACCAAAAGTAGAGGATCCAAATGCAAAACCTTTCAAAATCTCGGTTGTCAAAGTAAACCTCGATCAGGTTAAATTTAACTTTAAGGATGATTTCGCTAAAAATGATATTCGGGTAAACCTGACGCATTTTGATACCAAATTCAAGAAGTTTGATCTGGATCAGATGGATTTTAATATTCCGACAATCAATTTAAATGGCTTAAAAGTAGTTTTAGATCAGGATGTAGTCGAGAAAATTGCTGAGGTTTCAGTAAAAACAGTTGATACAATTTCGAAACGTCCCGATTTTAAATTGGCGTTAGATAAAATAGCTTTGTCTAAAATCGACATTTTATATGATAATAAAGATTCGAAACTAAATTCTGGCATTAGCTTAGGAAATTTAAAATTAATAGTAAATGAGATTGATCTTAATAAACAGTTTTTGGATTTTGATACTTTTGAAGTTAAAAATCTTAAAGGAAATTTACGTCTTGGTGCAAAAGATAAGCAGATTCAAGCCCCTGACTTGGATACAACAGCCATAAAACAAGCGGGCTGGAAAGCAAAATTAAACAAGGTTGATATCCAGAATGTCGCCTTCAAATTTGATGATATGCAATCAAAACCTGTCGCAAAAGGTTTAGACTACAGTCATTTGGATTTGAGTAAATT
This portion of the Flavobacterium panacagri genome encodes:
- a CDS encoding GSCFA domain-containing protein, translating into MQFRTQIPISKSNSPIDYHSKVLSMGSCFAENMAEKFDYFKFQNETNPFGIIFNPVSIEKLFKRVCQEQWFEEKDVFFHNERWHSFEAHSDLSNADRQELLETLNKAILETNKQLKEATHLIITFGTSWIYKVLEKDEVVANCHKVPQKQFSKELLSVEVIQKSIQNTMDLVQALNPKINFIFTISPVRHIKDGFVENQLSKSHLFTALHSILNTEHSKLNTAYFPSYEIMMDELRDYRFYGEDMLHPNQIAIDYIWKLFSENYISENSLSIMLEVDEIQKSLRHRSFNPESEQHQKFLAKLQQKINLLEKKISHIKF
- a CDS encoding matrixin family metalloprotease produces the protein MLNTHRLPILFIFLFLFSCGHEENQSPDNETELCNFNFIDLKFDTTTKPDAAIITWPRWKIGQTIKIKFLDGDAASQEKVKRIAGEWTKYANLTFEYVPATEYADIRIGFNVGSYGAWSVLGMKSAYGNTNDQSMRLGSLTSTNEVSIRRTILHEFGHALGLIHENSSPASTIKWDLPKVYQYYNELNGWSKDEVDQFVIKSPESTNYSQYDPLSIMHYYVPASLTTNRVAVNEMNDLSLTDIQSINKWYPFPIRSTIESGERIDYIPWTKAIKSSNGLFVLQFDSGMLSIKDLTYDTIIWQEGNSRYSNRPSCYLQSDGNLVIKGHSSGFTAPEQIIWTSDTAGFPGATLHLQDDGDLQLIYNGAVKWSSKNGKI